TTTCCCAGTGTCCGACTTGTTTTCTCCGGCTTTTTAATCATTACATTGAACAACAAATCATCGACATAATATTTAAGTGTAGTAATAATATTTACAAACAGTAAGTATTTCAAAACTATTTTTCATAGACAAGTCAATAATGAAAGCGAGGAAAAAGAGTACCGGTACATTTAGAGTCAGTTTATCATGACAGCTTTGTTCCACACACGATCCCAACTATTACTGCCAACAAAATCAGGAATGGCAGCCACGTTTTGATAAAACCCATACAACTgcaaacaaaaatgaaaacaaattagTACCATATATGTATGTGGCTTGGAATGAgcagattttctaaaattcttaaccctttcagtgcactGCTGTGTGGTGTATTaatcggtgatggacttagctagtacaccgcatgatggtgtattgatgttattagtaattagtttttacctCTATTGGAAGATAGCAGcatctgtcaaacatagtgaaatatcggTAACTAACGATGCACCATGTGCGTGGTGTCAGCCCACTTAAGCGGTAAGCTTGTTATTCAAACCCTGGGGTGGAATTCTttaaaattatctccagcacctTCGGGTATCAATTAGTCAGCTCTGAAAGGTTTACGTGGCCAAACTCATGCCCAACATACCTGACATATTTACTATATATTAGCATATAGAATGCTAATTTGACCATGTTCCACGTAGTTGATCCATTATAGTTCATTGTATTTAGGGCATACGCGACGTGCGAATGGCAGTTGTCACAAAATAGATTGTGCTAAAAAAAggtaaaaaatatcattaaagcCCCACGAAATTCAGTACATATTTCGATTTTACGACAGCAGAACAAATATTTCCCAATTCATCTAAGCAATTCAGGGGCAGATCCGGGATAATTGGAAGACGGGGGTCCAgaaagatataaattttttttcggaTGAAGCAGCCATGTCTAAGGCAACTAATGGGTTATCGACCTCggtattagatatttttgaggAAAAAAAGCTGAAAGGATGCTATTTCAAAGAGGATGAGCATCATATCTAAAGTTTTCATACAATCGGTCTCGAGGAAGGCAGGGGTCCGGACGCTCGAGATCAGcccctaaatccgcccctgcaATTCACAAATAATGCAGTTTGTGTCTATTGGAACTTTTTCATACCATTCTTGTTTTATATTCTTCGGATGCTTCTTTCACACCGTTGTCCCATATTTCGCGATTTTTCACTTTGTCCAACGACAGCTGCCAATACCTGCCGAACATAAAAATGCATTAAACTCACATATAATcgactgatgatttaaaatgatcAGATTTTAACTCACTTTGTAGGAGTACCAAACGCCATGTCATCTTCCTAGaagaaaaattttaaaagttaACAAGAGCAACAATAGGTACTtaccaacataaattggtaATCTTATCAAATACCTGACGATCTTATGGGTTACCTCTAGTCTGAATAACCCCGACTATCTATTAGATACTAAACTAAAGTTAGTTATTCAGTACAAAGATTCAATGATAACTTACTGAAACATAATAAGGTCCAGCGAAATCTCTGATAACTCCGGAAGATGTAGCGATTCCCATGTGTCCAATGAAAGGAAACAGCCAACTGAAATGAGTACAGTTTAAAAAGCAGAATGATTACTTTTTCCGAAATAGCATCAGGAAAGCATGTTGTTGTAGTGGCGGATCCAAGGGTACCGGTATGTGCGGGGGTCTCACGCGAACCCCCTTTTTTGACCAAGTGAACTTGGAATTTTCTCTCCACGATTTttgtttagaaaatggtgaaattgtGAGCATATTTCAACCAGGAAAGTGCTTGGAATGCACCTAGATATAtcttagtcagtaacctgtctgtggcttagtttcacaatcggatattttcacaaaccacatataaGTATCTATTACTTATTATAGtattggtataagcccatccggttataaaaagcttaccaccaacaatCAAGTAACTAACTAGATATATCTAAGTTGTCAAAGTTGTCTTTGGGAGGACTGCATGTAAATTATctcttttattatcattactattattaaCCCATACCTTCTATGCACATTAGATGCATTTTTAGGTGCATTCTGAGAAATATCCTGATTGATTGTACGCAGTCACAGACACAGGTGGCGCAACACCGGGTTGGAAACCTATGATTTTTGGGGGAGAAAATTCCAGGTCATTCAGGCAAAAAAGGGGGCGTGTGCCCCTGGTGGGTCCACCCGTGAATATCGTTATCAAGAAAAGTCCCTGTGGTTGAAATTAGGAGCTAATTTAGACTAGCACTGTCAAGCGAGGGCCCTTTTTGCGCCGGGGGGTGGGAAAAAAAAGCTTACGTTAAAAGGGGTATTGGGGTCCATACAATACAGTGAGGATACCGACATTTCTTTGGGTCGATTCTGTTTGATACATGGAGGGGTAATGATGGTGTCATACTGCTGTCACTGCCACCGCTGGACGTTGAAGAGCTTTTCTTTACCCCTAGACCTGAATCACTCGGATAATACGAACTGTCAGCCATAACGTAAACAATGCTATTTACCACCCAAAACCGATATACACGTCCAATCAAACTCATGCAGTGAACTATGGGTATGGAAGCCCGATAGGGTAAAGATGCACAATTTCATGGTTAGTTGGATGGTAAGatttacgggattcgaaccaatTCCATTTCGTGAAACTATTTTTCGCGGCAcagtagactggttgcctgtctaatttctaaaatatagACCAGCAACCagtcgaacccgggacaagCGCTGATTGCTTAAGTCAAGATACACGACCACAGCCATTCCGCATGAGTGACCGGGGTTCGTCGCGAGTCGATGGAATCCCGTATTCATGTTTGAGAGCCCCGATTTTGCGTGGTGTTTCTCATCAGAAAAGCGAAATGCCCTACCGCAATCAACACATTCCTGCCCGGCACTCCGCGTACATGCTAAGGTTcacctagttagttacctaatcgttggtggaaagcttttataatcggttgggttgtgaaaatatctgatcgtgaaactaaaccacagacggGTTACTGACTAAAGGTTCACCGTAGTCTCGCGCTTATCTATAAAAAAGTGTCTGACTGTCTGCCGTATTCTAAACATTTTAGCTGATATAGGAGGCTTTTGTTAGCGATATACTGATGGATACACAAGGCATGGTAAGATGCTTCTGCAGTGCTTAGCATTACATTCTTATTCAGTAGATTTTTGATGGGCAATGAATCATTTCCCGGCAATCAGCACTTTTCGGCAGCtgcttattgaaaatgaaataactaaaattgatttaaggTCTATGTTGCTTTGCAgggttttcaaaaattcatgcCAAAATACTTATCCAATAGCACTAAACAAAAATATGCTGCTTAGCTGTGcgtgatttagaaaaattactaaACTAAGTCTTGGTTCAATGTCTCGCGAACATTTTGTCGTAAACAAAATGCGGTACCACAACCGACCTACatcattatgataataatgaaattgaaacgCGTCACGCGAGCGTCATATTCAAACCTTTTTTTCAGTCGATAAACTGCAAAGGAGCAGTCTTATGGAGTTATAATGAACCGCTTGTTATCGAAGACATTCAAGTGGCACCACCTAAATCTAATGAGATACGCGTAAAGGTTTGTGTATCATAATCACTAGACCCAGTTACATTATATCTACAAATACATTACATAAGCTAGAGTTAATAAATCAAACTTACAGGCTCAAAGTTGGATTTGATTATTAACAGGCCTACCGATAGGCCTACACGGTTCATCTTTTCATCTAAGATACTTTTAAAAGTCAATTTAACCTAAACTTTATAGCCTCGACTATAGTAGACTGATATTCTCAGTGTagattaacaaataaaaacccacaataggCTTATGTAGAAAAGTTTAATTTTGGATTTCTTTGATGATGGGG
This Tubulanus polymorphus chromosome 7, tnTubPoly1.2, whole genome shotgun sequence DNA region includes the following protein-coding sequences:
- the LOC141908704 gene encoding transmembrane protein 222-like, translating into MTPSLPLHVSNRIDPKKCRYPHCIVWTPIPLLTWLFPFIGHMGIATSSGVIRDFAGPYYVSEDDMAFGTPTKYWQLSLDKVKNREIWDNGVKEASEEYKTRMHNLFCDNCHSHVAYALNTMNYNGSTTWNMVKLAFYMLIYSKYVSCMGFIKTWLPFLILLAVIVGIVCGTKLS